TCATTTCTTTCTGAATAGTAATTTAACGTCCCGTGTTCCATCGCAGTCAGCCCAATTAAATGTATCAAGCACTAGATTGATATCGTCTTCAAAATGTCCTGTTAATGTTTTTTGAGCCGCACATCCTCCATTGTAGCCTGAAATAAATTGATTGAGTACAAACGATGTAATTTCTGTTCCGCTGACGGTCATTGTAATCGTCGCATCTTGCGCTCCATTTCCAAACGGCATAAAAGTCGTATCCGCATAAAACATTTGACCGGTATAGTTTTCACTAATACGCAATGACATCCCGAATTTAGCAGGGCCCGGAGGACCGAGATCTTCCCACGTTCCAACATAATCGCCGGCATATACAGGCTTGTCCTGAAGCGTAAATAACTTAGCCTCGGAAAGTTGATGAGAATTTGATTGGCCGATCGTTGCGATATAGAGACTGTATGAAGTATTGTTGGCAATCGGATCGCCATCCGAATCTTTGATGTCGGCGCCCGGTTTGATGACTTGGGATGCGGCATTTGAAATTGTCATAGGAAAATAATTGCCGCCGACCAATGCATCGATCTGATCGGTTGAAAAATCATCAGAGGATTTTACGATGACTAACCGTACTTCTTCCAGATCGTCAATATTGACAGCCGAATTAAAATTAACGTAGATCCTAAAATCGGAAGCGCTGCCGGAATTTCCAACGTCGTATATTTTTTCGACACTGTAAACATTAGCTGGAAGTTGGAACGTTTCACCTCCGTCTTTACATGCCAAGCAAACAAAAACGCTTAACAGCGCAAGACTCATCATACTCTGTTTCATGGTATAGGCTCCTATTTATTTAACTATTAATTATAAACTCAATATAATTATTTATCTGAATTCGTACTTTTTTAGTTATTAAATAGCAATCAATTAAATGATGGGGAAGATTGAATTTGTTTGCGGTATTCGGTCGGGGTCGTTCCGGTAATCTTTTTGAAAACCGAATTAAACGTGCCTTTGTGATTGTATCCGACCATGTATGCAACTTCCAGGACGTTTAGCTCTTTTTTATTGTAAGAATGAAGGATACGTTTAGCCTCATCGATACGCTTTTGGTTGATATAATCAAAAAAATTGACCATGTGAACGCGATTGATAGTCTGAGAAATATGATGCTTGCTGACATTCAGTATGGAAGCCAACTTTTCCAGTTTCAAATCATTTTCAAGGTATAGTTTTTCTTTCTCCATGATTCGATCCAATTCGTCGGCAATTTTCTGTATGGCTGAAAACGGCAATGCCGAATGTCCGTATTTGGTATTAGCCGATTCGTTCGCGGATGTGGTCGTTAATTTTACGCGGGAAGGTATGAGAGATTCTGCAATGGAATTTCCTTCACGGAGATTAATTTTGGCGCCATCATACCATGCCATGAAAAATATCGTTGCTGAAGAAGCAAGGGACATGTAATAATCGTATTGAATCTGCCAGTCAGGTTCAGATGAAAAAATCAAATACGCTGCCGACATGATTATGAAAAGGACATAGAAAGCTGCAATCCAACGCGCCCACGATCGCATGAAACCAATACCAAATTGTTTCCTAATGATAAAAATCACTACAATTGCATACATACTCATATGCAAAACCTTTATCCAACCGATATAATCGAAGATAAAATAAAATTGAACATTCTTAATGTGGTAGAATTTTGTATCAGCCGAACTCAGATAAAAGGGTATTTTAAAAATCAGAAAGAAGATAAACGGGACAGCGTGAGGGAAGTACGACTGAAGGTTTTTTTGATTATCAAAAACCGAATCAAAATAGATCAGCAGGCATGGACCATATAATAGCGGAAATAAAACGGTTGCATCGCAAAAAGCCGGTATATTGTAAATTAATCCCGTCCAATAAAGCACATATTCGAAAAGCGTTAGCGATTGTAAAATGACATAAACGGCCAAAGCGAAATCACTTTGCCTTTTTGGGTCCCGCCGAACCAATAACCTTGTTGAATAAAAAATTCCAATGGAGGAAAAACCTGTAAACAGCAAAGGCCAAAAATTTAAGGAAGGTTGCATACTTATGTCTAGAGTTGAGCGCACTTTAATTAAGCAATGTTAATCTCAACTTAAGCATAATTAAGCGAAAAGTCGAACGATCCGATAAAGTATGACGAAAATACAGAAAAATTTTTAGGGTTTTTCAGAATTCTGAGGCTAATGTTTCCATCTTTTGCGACAATTCCTCTTCACTTAACCAATGTCCTCGAACCATCACGCCAGCCCGGTTTTTCAAATGCGTTAGATCAGTCAGCGGATTCTGATTTAATAAAAGCAGATCGGCGCGGTATCCGAGTTGGATTTTACCAAACGGTATTTCCTCCGGTTTGGTTTTAATAATGAAATTCCCGGCGTTCAGCGTAGCGATTTTCAGAACATCGGCGTTGGAAATTCCACATTTTTTTAGTTCTGCCAGATCATCGTGGATCATAAATCCCGGTATACCTCCGGGAATCGTCGGAGAATCTGTTCCGGCAAGCAGAGGAATTCCGGCATCATTGAAGGCTTTGACAAATTGTTGCTGAAAATGATAATTATCGTTCAGATTTCCCTGATTGTGAATATAAGCGCCGGAATTACGCCAGGAAGTAACCCATCGCGGGTCGACATATTTGATTTCATCAGCTGACAGCAGTGCATCGCGACCCGAGGAGTTTCCCCATTGCTTCATAATGATTCGATAAGCCGATAACGTCGTCGTGAGATATGCACCGGCATTTTTAGTATCACTGACCGCTTCAGGAATTTTCGATTCGTTGTTTGAAAAATTGAAATAGGCATAAATATATTCTTCAGCATGCGCGATCATGGCCTGGCCTTCCTGGATAATGCGCTTAAGTCCCGGGGCGCGAACGCCGTGGCCGATAACCGGCATGTTTTTACTTTTGGCTTCATCCATCAGCGCCAGGAAAACGTCCGTTTGAATGCTGTTGTATACTTTGATAAAGTCCCACCCTTGGGATTGAATAGTACCGACGACTGTTCGTGCGGCTTCTTCAGTTTGAACGATCCATCCGCGGCTGCCGGTTCCATCTACAAAAGCGCCCGCATAAATAGTGGGTCCAAGAAGATCGCCCGACTTAACCTGATCGCGCATCGATAAAATATTGGAGGGGCTTCCCATATTGAGAATAGTAGTGACACCGTTGGCCACATACGGCAAAAGATCGTTTTCGTAATTGACGTGCGTATGCATATCGGCAAGCCCCGGCATGAGATATTTACCGGAACAGTCAAGTACGATCGCTCCGGATGGAATTTCCAAATTTGGTCCAATGGCTGAAATTTTCTGACTATCCGTGATCACGTCGACCGGTCCTTCAAGCGTACCTTGTTCTACATTGACGATGTGGACGTCATGGAAAATGATGGTTCCGGTCGTGTCTCGTACGGAGATAGCCGCAAACGATTCGGCATCTTTTTCCGAGCATGCCAGCACGGAAAACGTCATTAAAAAAAGAAAGGCGATTTTTTTCATTTGGATTTCCCATCAAAAAAATTAAAGATCAACGGATACAAAGACGCCCAAGTAGGATCGTCGAGGAAATGGGTTTTATTATTCAAACGATACAACATTACTTCCTCACTAGTACACGCGGAAAATTGAAAATGAGTAATTGATGTTGTACTGTCCAAAGTTTGTGGCGCCGTCGAACATCCATTGTGCGTGGCATAACCATTCATCATGGCGGCAACGGATTGAAAATTTAATCCTTGTGGTGCTCCGCCGCTGTAAGGGACAATTTCATCGTTTGCTGAACTGACCTGGAATACCGAAATTTCCGGTGCTGAGCCAGCGATCGTTTGTCCGGTAAGCCAACTACCGTTTACAGGAGCAATAGCGGCGAACACGTCGGATTCTCTGGCCATTTTGTGACATAAAATTGCTCCGTTTGAAAATCCGAGCGCGTAGATTCGTTGTTTATCGATTGATGTACGTTCATCAAGCCACTGTACAATTTCCCTAATCAGTCCCGTATCATTGGCCGTCGACGTTCCGATATCCGAATTCCAAAAACCATTAACGCCTTGCGGATATACTCCGATCCAGTGGTGTTCATTGATCAAATCTTCCAAAGCATCAGGGTAAATTGAATTGGTGCCTTGCCCGCCATGAAAAGTAAAAACCACCGGCGCAGGTACAACGCCCGCGACAGCCGGAAGTTGCACTAAAAAAGTTCGATTTAATCCGCCAAAGCTTATAGTCATACTATTAACGCCGGACGAAAGCTCATTGCCTGATTTTTTATCGCAGGACAGGATGAAACATATTGCCAGGGCAATACTCACATTTTTCATACTGTGTTTTCCTTTTTTAATATTAATAAGTAATAAGTGCGATGAAATCATTTTAATGATAAGCGTGTTTGCCGGATCAATCGACCGATCCGATAAAGTATGACTGAATAAGAATGTACAAAAAAAGGACAGAAGCCTATTACTCTATCGCCAGAACGTAAATTTCCAAATTTCCCTCTTTTTCTGACGCAAAAATAATTTTCGTTCCGTCCGGCGACCACGAAGGGATCGTTTCTCTGAAACCATTGGAAGTTAGTTGCCTGATACCGGATCCGTCCGCATTCATGTAATAAATATCGGGGACATCACCTTTGACGAACAAAATACGACTGCCGTCGGGCGACCACGAAAACTCATATTCATCTTCATCGGAATGAGTAAGCCGCGTTACGTTCGAACCGTCCGTATGCATCGTATAGAATTCATAATTACCGTCACGATTGGATCGGAACGCGATGGTATTACCATCAGGAGACCATTGCGGCTCTTCATCCTCTGCTGCGTTGGTGGTTAATCGAGTCAAATTTGATCCATCGCTATTGACAACGTAAATATCCCAATGTCCGTTCCTATTAGACATAAAAGCAATTTTGCTGCCGTCCGGTGACCAAACATGCCCAAAATCATCAGCCGAATGATTAGTGCATCGCGTCTGATTGGCCCCGCTAGTATCCATGGTATAGATTTCGAAATTGCCGTCCCTCATTGACAAAAAAGCGATTTGAGTACCATTGGGCGATACAAACGCAGCTCCATCCAGGGCTGATGAATTGGTCAACCGGGTTTGCTGTGAGCCGTCAAGATTCATGAGGTACAATTCTTTATTGCCATCCCGTTCAGATTCGAAGACCATTTGTTGTCCGTTTGGGAGCCACCGTGCGTGCGTATTGTCGGTCGTATTCTGCGTAAGACGCGTCAGCTCCGATCCATTGGCCGTACAGCGGTAAATTTCATAATGACCTTCTCTGTCGGAGTCAAACAAAATGTAGGTACCATCGGGTGACCAAAACGGATGAAACTCTGTCGCTACGTTGTTCGTGATCCTGATCCATTCGTTTTCGGAAGGAACGGAATTTTCTGAAGATTTATCCGAACAGGAAATTACAACTATGAGTACGGCCATCCATATTCTCATAACTTTTCTCCTTTTGTTGAGTTAATCAAAATTGTCGGGTCGTTGTCAATTTTTTTGTAGCTGAGTTATTTAATTGGAGTCAACTTGATTAATTAAACAACTAATTATTTCCCAAAGACGAATTACTCAAAAATTCAAAAATCTGTCTTGTTGATCAAAAAGAAATTTTCTATACTTGTAAAAAAACAGACACGACATGAAACGACCTATCTTTATTGGTATTGCCGGCGGAACGGCTTCAGGAAAAACATCCGTCGCTAAAGAAATTGTGATGAAATTGGGTGAACCTCAAAAAGTCGCCATCATCACTCAGGATTCTTATTATAAAAACTTGCCCGGCATTCCCCATGTACCTGGCGGCGGCCATAATTTTGATCACCCGGACGCGTTTGATCAGGAATTAATGCTGAATCATTTACAGCAATTAATCCGCGGTGAGGCCGTTGATATACCGGTATACGATCACAAAAGTCACGCCCGCACGGATAAAGTAACGCGCGTCGAACCGCATAAAGTTTTACTGCTTGAAGGCATTCTGATTCTCGAAAACAGAAAACTACGCGAACTTCTCGATATCAAAGTGTATATTGACGCCGATGCCGATGTTCGCCTGATCCGCCGCCTCCAGCGGGATATTCATGAATATGCGCGTTCATTTGATTCCGTCATTGAATCGTATCAAAAAATCGTTAAACCGATGCATTTGCAATTTGTCGAGCCATCCAAACGTTATGCTGACGTCATCATTCCGCGAGGCATTGAAAACAGCGTCGGTGTCGATTTGTTGATCACGAAAATCAAGTCTTTGCT
The sequence above is drawn from the bacterium genome and encodes:
- a CDS encoding amidohydrolase family protein, with amino-acid sequence MKKIAFLFLMTFSVLACSEKDAESFAAISVRDTTGTIIFHDVHIVNVEQGTLEGPVDVITDSQKISAIGPNLEIPSGAIVLDCSGKYLMPGLADMHTHVNYENDLLPYVANGVTTILNMGSPSNILSMRDQVKSGDLLGPTIYAGAFVDGTGSRGWIVQTEEAARTVVGTIQSQGWDFIKVYNSIQTDVFLALMDEAKSKNMPVIGHGVRAPGLKRIIQEGQAMIAHAEEYIYAYFNFSNNESKIPEAVSDTKNAGAYLTTTLSAYRIIMKQWGNSSGRDALLSADEIKYVDPRWVTSWRNSGAYIHNQGNLNDNYHFQQQFVKAFNDAGIPLLAGTDSPTIPGGIPGFMIHDDLAELKKCGISNADVLKIATLNAGNFIIKTKPEEIPFGKIQLGYRADLLLLNQNPLTDLTHLKNRAGVMVRGHWLSEEELSQKMETLASEF
- a CDS encoding DPP IV N-terminal domain-containing protein; amino-acid sequence: MRIWMAVLIVVISCSDKSSENSVPSENEWIRITNNVATEFHPFWSPDGTYILFDSDREGHYEIYRCTANGSELTRLTQNTTDNTHARWLPNGQQMVFESERDGNKELYLMNLDGSQQTRLTNSSALDGAAFVSPNGTQIAFLSMRDGNFEIYTMDTSGANQTRCTNHSADDFGHVWSPDGSKIAFMSNRNGHWDIYVVNSDGSNLTRLTTNAAEDEEPQWSPDGNTIAFRSNRDGNYEFYTMHTDGSNVTRLTHSDEDEYEFSWSPDGSRILFVKGDVPDIYYMNADGSGIRQLTSNGFRETIPSWSPDGTKIIFASEKEGNLEIYVLAIE
- the udk gene encoding uridine kinase, with protein sequence MKRPIFIGIAGGTASGKTSVAKEIVMKLGEPQKVAIITQDSYYKNLPGIPHVPGGGHNFDHPDAFDQELMLNHLQQLIRGEAVDIPVYDHKSHARTDKVTRVEPHKVLLLEGILILENRKLRELLDIKVYIDADADVRLIRRLQRDIHEYARSFDSVIESYQKIVKPMHLQFVEPSKRYADVIIPRGIENSVGVDLLITKIKSLLDE
- a CDS encoding AraC family transcriptional regulator, whose translation is MSMYAIVVIFIIRKQFGIGFMRSWARWIAAFYVLFIIMSAAYLIFSSEPDWQIQYDYYMSLASSATIFFMAWYDGAKINLREGNSIAESLIPSRVKLTTTSANESANTKYGHSALPFSAIQKIADELDRIMEKEKLYLENDLKLEKLASILNVSKHHISQTINRVHMVNFFDYINQKRIDEAKRILHSYNKKELNVLEVAYMVGYNHKGTFNSVFKKITGTTPTEYRKQIQSSPSFN